CCTGGCCCGCCGCCTGGCCCGCCAGCTGCTCGATCTCGCTGGTGTGGCGGTGGCCCACCACCCCGTAGGGCGCCACGGCTTCGGCGGCTTCGGCCAGCAGCAGGTTCTCCTTGGCGGCCCGGCCGCCGCCGGAGGTGCCCGTCTTGGCGTCGATGACGATGCCGCTCGTCTCGATCAGCCCCTGCTCGAGGAACGGCAGCAGGGCCAGCAGGCTGGCGGTGGGGAAGCAGCCGGGGGCCGCCACCAGGCGGGCCTGGCGGATCCGCGCCTCCGCCACCTCCACCAGCCCGTAGACAGCCTCCCGGCAGAGGTCCTCATCCTGGCGGGCGGCCTGGCGGGCCTCGGCGGCATAGACCTCCTGCCACTGGGCCAGGGAGCGGTAGCGATAGTCGGCCGAGAGATCCACCACCTTCACGCCGCGCTGCAGCAGCTCCGGCACCAGACCGGCCGCCAGGCCGTTCGGCAGGCTCAGGACGGCCAGATCAGCGGCGGCGGCGATGGCCTCCGGATCCGGCGAGCGGACCACCAGGTCGTCCTCCAGGGGGAGGAACGGCACCAGTTCGCTCCAGCGCCTGCCGCTGCTGCGCTCGCCGCCCAGAAAGGTCACCGTCAGATCCGGGTGGCCCTGCAGCAGCCTGAGGGTCTGCAGTCCCCCGTAGCCACTGGCACCGATCACCGCAACGCGCTTGCCAGCCATGCGGAACGCAGAAGAACGCTGGATCGTACCGGCACCCTATAAATGAGTTTCGATCCTTTCCCCGATCCATCCCGCTCCCTTGACCGTCCTGTCCGGCCCTCGCCAGTCCACGGGCATTCACTTCGATGCCATCGCCGATGCCTTGGCGGCCATCCGCAACGGTGAGTCGATCGTGGTGGTCGATGACGAGAACCGGGAGAACGAAGGTGACCTGATCTGCGCGGCCCAGTTCGCCACCCCTCAGCAGATCAACTTCATGG
This genomic stretch from Cyanobium gracile PCC 6307 harbors:
- the argC gene encoding N-acetyl-gamma-glutamyl-phosphate reductase gives rise to the protein MAGKRVAVIGASGYGGLQTLRLLQGHPDLTVTFLGGERSSGRRWSELVPFLPLEDDLVVRSPDPEAIAAAADLAVLSLPNGLAAGLVPELLQRGVKVVDLSADYRYRSLAQWQEVYAAEARQAARQDEDLCREAVYGLVEVAEARIRQARLVAAPGCFPTASLLALLPFLEQGLIETSGIVIDAKTGTSGGGRAAKENLLLAEAAEAVAPYGVVGHRHTSEIEQLAGQAAGQAIQLQFTPHLMPMVRGLLATVYGRLRDPGLTAEDCTTLLKASYRHSPTVQVLPVGVYPSTKWVRNTNRCLLSVQVDPRTGQLIVMSAIDNLIKGQAGQGVQCLNLLSGLEAGTGLPLLPYYP